A region of Asterias amurensis chromosome 20, ASM3211899v1 DNA encodes the following proteins:
- the LOC139952556 gene encoding uncharacterized protein gives MAALPKMNTKLVADYSPTPNSPPPAMDEGVETQNTRDICHDMLVAGWREAKSLSGRVYYFTVYTRHSVWNLQDVPTYQREQHMLPKKPSSKVLKAAMVELSATQDDDVPMVAVKGKKPSRKRRFEPDPNQAENERKAVKFPIGGEHFATVKAFKGVYYVNIREYYWNEVHSKMMAGKKGLNLTAEQWLQLMSHTNDINNALSKLIDS, from the coding sequence ATGGCTGCTCTTCCCAAGATGAATACTAAATTGGTAGCAGATTACAGCCCGACACCGAACTCGCCACCACCGGCGATGGATGAAGGAGTTGAAACCCAAAACACCCGTGATATTTGTCACGACATGCTTGTAGCCGGTTGGCGTGAAGCCAAGAGTCTGAGCGGTAGAGTGTACTACTTTACTGTATACACTCGACACAGCGTATGGAACCTCCAGGATGTACCTACCTACCAGCGGGAACAGCACATGCTACCTAAGAAACCAAGCTCCAAGGTGTTGAAAGCCGCCATGGTCGAGTTGAGTGCTACACAAGACGACGATGTACCGATGGTGGCCGTGAAGGGAAAAAAGCCCAGCAGAAAGCGAAGATTTGAGCCAGATCCTAACCAGGCTGAGAATGAGAGAAAGGCCGTCAAGTTTCCTATCGGAGGTGAGCATTTTGCTACCGTGAAGGCTTTCAAGGGGGTTTACTACGTCAATATACGAGAGTACTACTGGAACGAAGTTCACAGTAAGATGATGGCGGGGAAGAAGGGTTTGAACCTCACTGCAGAACAGTGGCTTCAGCTGATGAGCCACACCAACGACATCAATAACGCCCTGAGTAAGCTAATTGACTCTTAA
- the LOC139952666 gene encoding uncharacterized protein F54H12.2-like — translation MALLHDHSEECAKSELDLFTLPPTQTSVEKGQYVEYHPISNYADGGPIQFYVPGSTDEYIDPSQTKLYVKVKVTKADGADLIDTDVVGPCNLLLHSLFSQVDVTLNDRLISASTPTYPYRAMIETLLSYDKWAKFSQLTALGWVKDTAGRMDNVNCTASDTETNAGLKKRRKRILNSRTIDLIGPIHGDIFFQDRHLINGVDLKVKLIPSSNSFCLMASGENPTYKIKIVDATLFVRRVTLSSAVMLGHMKALEKGTAKYPLRRVVCKMLSVPRGNLTLTQDHVFLGQLPNRIVVGCVPNAVFNGSFSKKPFNFQHFNVNYVALHVNGEQIQHTPLKPGMDKMYMNEGNDITPSDYPDGYALYAFDLTPDLACGGHFSLVKHGNLRLDMHFAQPLDETINIIIYAEFNNILEIDQAHNIIFDFNS, via the coding sequence ATGGCACTGCTACACGACCACTCGGAAGAGTGTGCAAAGAGTGAACTCGATCTCTTTACTCTACCACCAACACAAACAAGTGTCGAGAAAGGCCAGTATGTAGAATACCATCCCATATCCAATTATGCCGACGGAGGGCCTATACAGTTTTATGTTCCCGGATCGACCGATGAATACATTGATCCCTCCCAGACTAAACTCTACGTCAAAGTAAAGGTGACCAAAGCCGATGGTGCTGATCTAATCGACACGGACGTGGTCGGTCCGTGCAACCTGCTTTTACACTCACTCTTCAGTCAAGTCGACGTTACCTTGAACGATCGCCTGATCTCGGCCTCCACTCCCACATACCCGTACAGAGCCATGATCGAGACGTTGCTTAGTTACGACAAATGGGCCAAGTTTTCGCAGCTGACGGCTTTAGGATGGGTGAAAGACACTGCCGGCAGGATGGATAACGTTAATTGTACAGCGAGTGACACGGAAACAAACGCGGGCTTGAAAAAGAGGCGCAAACGCATCCTGAACAGTCGAACCATAGATCTGATTGGACCCATCCACGGCGATATATTCTTCCAAGACAGACACTTGATCAATGGAGTTGATTTGAAAGTAAAGCTAATACCCAGCAGCAACAGCTTTTGTCTCATGGCTTCCGGAGAAAACCCAACCTACAAGATAAAGATTGTGGACGCGACTTTGTTTGTTCGGCGGGTAACGCTAAGCTCTGCGGTAATGCTGGGACACATGAAAGCTCTGGAAAAAGGAACCGCTAAGTATCCCCTGCGACGTGTCGTCTGCAAAATGCTGTCTGTGCCGAGAGGTAACTTAACACTGACTCAAGATCACGTGTTCTTGGGGCAGTTACCCAACCGAATCGTTGTGGGTTGCGTGCCCAACGCCGTCTTTAACGGATCGTTTTCCAAAAAACCCTTCAACTTTCAACATTTTAACGTCAACTATGTTGCGCTCCACGTCAACGGCGAACAAATTCAACACACCCCTTTGAAACCCGGAATGGATAAAATGTATATGAATGAAGGTAACGACATCACTCCGAGCGACTACCCCGATGGATATGCACTGTACGCCTTCGACCTGACCCCGGACTTGGCATGTGGTGGCCACTTCAGCCTGGTAAAGCACGGGAACCTTCGCCTGGACATGCACTTTGCACAACCCCTCGATGAGACCATCAACATCATCATCTACGCCGAGTTCAACAATATCTTAGAGATTGATCAAGCTCATAACATCATCTTCGACTTCAACAGCTAG
- the LOC139952662 gene encoding uncharacterized protein, producing the protein MSTCIDEIMSWMIVNRLKLNEEKTEFLVVISDHLKHLLPAVTLRIGTKIIQPSESVRNLGIVFDTSLSMNAQVTSLCKGLNYQMRNISRIRRFLDKDTCHLVVRALILTRLDYGNALLFGSNSADIQRLQRLQNWAAKLVCRAQKHDHAKPYLQYLHWLPIRERITFKILVYVYKCLNNTAPGYLSSCLSLHRPGRSSLRSASDTTRLLEPNSIKLLKSASIRTFSHFAPHTWNALSPSIRKSDSLRTFKKCIKHSLYPI; encoded by the coding sequence ATGTCGACATGCATTGATGAGATCATGTCTTGGATGATTGTCAACAGGCTCAAGCTCAACGAGGAGAAGACCGAGTTCCTTGTGGTAATCTCTGATCACCTTAAGCACCTCCTGCCTGCAGTGACTCTCCGTATCGGTACCAAGATCATCCAGCCCTCTGAGAGTGTGCGCAATCTCGGTATTGTGTTTGACACTTCCTTGAGTATGAATGCTCAAGTAACATCCCTGTGCAAAGGTCTCAACTACCAGATGCGCAATATCTCTAGAATCAGAAGATTCCTCGATAAGGACACCTGTCATCTTGTTGTCCGTGCTCTGATTCTTACCAGGCTTGACTATGGTAATGCCTTGCTGTTTGGGTCCAACTCAGCAGACATACAGCGACTCCAACGGCTACAAAACTGGGCTGCTAAACTTGTCTGTCGTGCCCAAAAGCATGACCACGCCAAACCATACTTACAATATCTTCACTGGCTGCCGATTAGGGAGAGGATAACCTTCAAGATCTTGGTTTATGTGTATAAATGCCTCAACAACACAGCTCCTGGCTATTTATCCTCTTGCCTGTCTCTCCATCGGCCTGGGCGCTCAAGTCTACGCTCAGCATCCGACACTACTCGCCTCTTGGAACCTAACTCAATCAAGCTTCTTAAGTCGGCCTCAATTCGCACATTCTCACATTTTGCTCCACACACCTGGAATGCACTCTCCCCCTCAATCAGGAAATCCGACTCTCTTCGAACAtttaagaagtgtatcaaacattctCTATATCCTATCTAA